The proteins below come from a single Hirundo rustica isolate bHirRus1 chromosome 6, bHirRus1.pri.v3, whole genome shotgun sequence genomic window:
- the LOC120754264 gene encoding embryonic protein UVS.2-like, whose translation MKYFFLPAHLTFLCSFALSKPVQIATRKNDLDSEIAVYEGDILLRRGRRSAINCESCLWPKSQDGLVKVPVNISSDFSITERSWIADALQEISTLTCVQFVNRTTETDYVYVERGQSCWSYFGKIGGRQAVGLVKNGCMDKGAIQHEMNHALGFIHEQARSDRDRFVKIMWEHIVAGEQGNFGKMNSKNLGLPYDYSSVMHYGAYDFSSTPGKPTIVPVPDPSIPIGQREGLSNLDVAKINKLYKCNSCSSVLPKPKGSFSSVNYPSPYPNNSNCLWLIRIRRRSKIFLQFEAFDLQRSSDCSSDYIKIYNGNSKSSPVLLDKYCGKGPLPSLVASGSTMLVEFASDDSITATGFRASYNRVNCGATFRDSKGVITSPNYPNKYPKNRACFWVITSPVGYKISLKMLSFELEYSDRCIFDYLLIHDGSRPTSPAVGPYCGTERVADFTSTGNFVLVEFHSDLVWELPGFVMSYTFAR comes from the exons ATGAAGTACTTTTTTCTGCCAGCTCATTTAACATTTCTCTGTAGCTTTGCACTAAGTAAACCTGTCCAG atagcTACAAGAAAGAATGACTTAG ATAGTGAAATAGCAGTGTATGAAGGAGACATCCTCTTGAGAAGAGGGCGACGCAGTGCAATTAACTGTGAGAGCTGTTTATGGCCCAAGTCACAGGATGGACTGGTCAAGGTTCCAGTTAACATCTCTTCTGATTTCT CAATAACAGAGAGATCTTGGATTGCTGATGCTTTGCAGGAGATCTCCACACTGACCTGTGTGCAATTTGTAAATCGCACTACAGAAACAGACTACGTTTACGTTGAACGAGGGCAGAG CTGCTGGTCTTACTTCGGAAAGATTGGAGGACGTCAAGCAGTAGGCCTGGTGAAAAATGGTTGCATGGATAAAGGAGCAATTCAGCATGAAATGAACCATGCACTGGGTTTCATCCATGAACAGGCACGGAGTGATCGGGACAGGTTTGTCAAGATTATGTGGGAACACATAGTGGCAG GGGAACAAGGGAACTTTGGAAAAATGAATTCCAAAAACCTGGGCCTTCCCTATGACTACTCTTCAGTGATGCACTATGGCGC GTATGATTTCTCCAGTACTCCAGGAAAACCAACTATTGTACCAGTTCCTGACCCCTCTATACCTATTGGGCAGAGAGAAGGGCTGAGTAACTTGGATGTAGCTAAAATCAACAAACTCTACAAGTGCA ATTCCTGTAGCTCTGTGTTGCCTAAACCGAAAGGCTCGTTCTCCTCTGTCAATTACCCATCCCCATACCCGAACAATAGCAACTGTCTGTGGCTGATCCGCATCCGTCGTCGAAGTAAG atTTTCCTGCAGTTTGAGGCTTTTGACCTCCAACGCTCCTCAGACTGTTCTTCTGACTATATAAAAATTTACAATGGGAACAGCAAGAGCTCCCCTGTCTTGCTGGACAAGTACTGTGGGAAGGGTCCACTGCCCTCCTTAGTGGCATCTGGATCGACAATGCTCGTAGAGTTCGCAAGCGATGACAGCATTACAGCCACAGGATTCAGAGCCTCCTACAACAGGG TGAATTGTGGAGCCACTTTCAGAGATTCAAAGGGAGTCATCACCTCTCCAAACTACCCCAATAAATACCCCAAAAACCGAGCGTGTTTCTGGGTCATCACTTCTCCAGTAGGATATAAG ATATCTCTCAAAATGTTATCCTTTGAGCTGGAATATAGTGACAGATGCATCTTTGACTACTTGCTCATACATGATGGAAGCCGCCCTACGTCACCTGCAGTTGGTCCTTACTGTGGGACAGAGAGGGTTGCAGACTTTACTTCCACTGGGAACTTTGTGCTGGTTGAATTCCACAGTGATTTAGTGTGGGAGTTGCCTGGATTTGTGATGAGTTATACATTTGCTAGGTAA